The following are from one region of the Ruficoccus sp. ZRK36 genome:
- the pdxH gene encoding pyridoxamine 5'-phosphate oxidase, translated as MDLADMRRNYTRDGLSEESASADPITQFRTWFEQALKADLAEPNAMALATVSPEDKPSLRTVLLKAYDAKGFVFYTNYTSAKADDIEQNPQVCLLFTWLELERQIKIQGTAEKIGAAESLRYFASRPFGSRLGAWVSHQSSVISSRKLLEMKLSEMKRKFAGGEVPLPSFWGGYRVRPELFEFWQGRENRLHDRLQYTPDGEQWKIERLAP; from the coding sequence ATGGACCTGGCCGATATGCGCCGTAATTACACCCGCGACGGGCTCTCCGAGGAGAGTGCCAGCGCGGACCCTATCACGCAGTTCCGCACCTGGTTTGAGCAGGCGCTCAAGGCCGACCTGGCCGAGCCTAACGCCATGGCGCTGGCCACCGTGAGCCCTGAGGATAAACCGAGCCTGCGCACCGTTCTGCTCAAAGCCTATGACGCCAAGGGCTTCGTCTTTTATACCAACTACACCAGCGCCAAAGCCGACGACATCGAGCAAAACCCGCAAGTCTGCCTGCTCTTTACCTGGCTTGAGCTGGAGCGACAGATCAAGATCCAGGGGACTGCCGAAAAGATCGGAGCCGCCGAGTCCCTGCGCTACTTCGCCAGTCGACCCTTTGGCAGCCGCCTGGGCGCATGGGTATCCCATCAGAGCAGCGTCATCTCCTCGCGTAAATTACTGGAGATGAAACTCAGCGAGATGAAACGCAAATTTGCCGGCGGCGAGGTCCCCCTGCCCTCCTTCTGGGGCGGGTACCGCGTGCGTCCCGAGCTGTTTGAGTTCTGGCAGGGCCGCGAAAACCGCCTGCATGACCGGCTCCAGTACACGCCCGACGGTGAGCAGTGGAAAATCGAGCGCCTCGCCCCGTAG
- a CDS encoding glycosyltransferase family 1 protein, with amino-acid sequence MKIALVTETFPPEVNGVAMTLHRLVTGMNARGHAMNVVRPRQKADSEGPIHDFPEDFVRGYPIPGYAGLQFGGLCTGRLKRLWREQQPDCIHIATEGPLGVAALRAAKQLSIPAVSSYHTNFHSYGRHYGYGWFQKPLMGFFRWFHNGTRATFVPSEDVQSTLEGEGFANVKIFSRGVDTQLFGPHRRSEALRESWKVSPDTPVVAYVGRVAAEKNIPLTIQAFLRFRERHPGAKLLIVGDGPERKKLEQKHPEFIFAGMRRGKDLAAHYASADLFFFASTTETFGNVITEAMASHLVVLAYDYAAALRHIEDGQNGFKATYEDEAAYLAAIDRLCEEQGRWPQIADEAVLTAQGLSWDAILAQYEADVTDAIKR; translated from the coding sequence GTGAAAATCGCCCTTGTCACTGAGACCTTTCCACCCGAAGTCAACGGCGTGGCCATGACACTTCACCGGCTCGTCACCGGTATGAACGCCCGCGGGCACGCCATGAACGTCGTGCGCCCCCGCCAGAAGGCCGACTCCGAGGGTCCGATCCACGACTTCCCGGAGGATTTCGTGCGCGGCTATCCGATCCCCGGCTACGCGGGCCTGCAATTCGGCGGGCTGTGCACGGGACGCCTCAAGCGCCTCTGGAGAGAGCAACAGCCTGACTGCATCCACATCGCCACCGAGGGGCCGCTCGGCGTCGCCGCCCTGCGCGCGGCCAAGCAGTTGAGCATCCCCGCCGTCTCCAGCTACCATACGAATTTCCACTCCTACGGACGCCACTACGGCTACGGCTGGTTTCAAAAGCCCCTGATGGGTTTCTTCCGCTGGTTTCACAATGGCACCCGCGCCACCTTTGTTCCCTCCGAGGATGTGCAGAGCACGTTGGAGGGGGAAGGCTTTGCCAATGTTAAGATTTTCAGCCGCGGGGTGGATACGCAGCTTTTCGGGCCGCACCGTCGCAGCGAAGCCCTGCGTGAGAGCTGGAAGGTGAGCCCGGATACGCCCGTCGTCGCCTACGTCGGCCGCGTGGCTGCGGAGAAGAACATCCCCCTGACTATTCAGGCTTTTCTGCGCTTCCGCGAAAGGCATCCCGGCGCAAAGCTCCTCATCGTGGGCGATGGTCCCGAGCGCAAGAAACTGGAGCAGAAGCACCCCGAGTTTATCTTTGCAGGCATGCGGCGGGGCAAAGACCTGGCCGCGCACTACGCCTCGGCCGACCTGTTCTTTTTCGCCAGCACGACCGAAACCTTTGGCAATGTCATCACCGAGGCCATGGCGAGCCATCTCGTCGTATTGGCCTATGACTACGCTGCCGCGCTTCGGCATATCGAGGACGGGCAGAACGGGTTCAAGGCTACCTACGAAGACGAGGCTGCCTATCTCGCCGCTATAGATCGGCTCTGCGAAGAGCAAGGTCGCTGGCCGCAGATCGCCGATGAGGCCGTGCTCACGGCACAAGGACTCTCCTGGGATGCCATCCTCGCCCAATACGAGGCCGACGTCACGGACGCCATAAAAAGGTAA
- a CDS encoding metal ABC transporter permease, whose protein sequence is MDFLTEPFSYAFLQKALIAVLLAGLNCALVGTYVVLRRMAFLGGALGHTILPGVAFAFLKGFNLFFGALGASLATALGVAALSSQKRMREDTAIGVVLAGMFALGILLMSMASSYRDFEAIVFGSVLGVTGADLAIVASVTVIILVILCLWHKELELTSLDPEYARVIGIEPNRMRLLVLLLASLAVVSAVQVVGALLTIALLITPAACATLLMRSVSGIMILASVVAVLSGFVGLLLSYHFDLSSGACIVLVATGCFLLVWVYRFIRPLGH, encoded by the coding sequence ATGGATTTTCTGACTGAACCGTTTTCCTACGCCTTTTTGCAGAAGGCACTTATCGCGGTGCTGCTAGCGGGCCTCAACTGCGCACTGGTGGGGACCTATGTGGTGCTGCGGCGCATGGCCTTCCTCGGTGGCGCCCTTGGGCACACGATTTTACCGGGTGTGGCCTTTGCTTTTCTAAAAGGCTTCAATCTGTTCTTCGGGGCGCTCGGTGCCAGCCTCGCCACCGCTCTGGGCGTAGCCGCCCTGTCCTCCCAGAAACGCATGCGCGAGGATACCGCCATCGGCGTTGTGCTGGCCGGTATGTTTGCGCTGGGCATCCTGCTGATGAGCATGGCCAGCTCCTACCGGGACTTTGAGGCGATCGTCTTCGGGAGTGTGCTCGGGGTAACCGGCGCTGATCTTGCCATCGTCGCCTCCGTGACCGTGATCATCTTAGTGATCCTGTGCCTCTGGCATAAAGAGCTGGAGCTCACCTCACTCGACCCCGAGTACGCGCGCGTGATCGGGATCGAGCCGAACCGCATGCGCCTGCTCGTGCTGTTGCTGGCCTCGCTGGCCGTCGTCTCCGCCGTGCAAGTCGTCGGTGCACTGCTGACCATCGCCCTGCTCATCACACCGGCCGCCTGCGCTACCCTGCTCATGCGCAGCGTATCCGGCATCATGATCCTGGCCTCGGTGGTCGCCGTGCTGTCCGGCTTCGTCGGGCTGCTGCTCTCGTACCATTTCGATCTTTCCTCCGGCGCTTGCATCGTGCTCGTGGCCACCGGCTGCTTCCTGCTGGTTTGGGTTTACCGCTTCATACGCCCACTCGGGCACTGA
- the feoB gene encoding ferrous iron transport protein B — translation MPTATVQPAAATKTAAAEKVFVVVGNPNSGKTTLFNGLTGLRQKVGNYPGVTVERKEGLCYSQHGKPIRLIDLPGAYTITAHSPDEAITQDILMGRRTDTPRPSGIICVADATNLERHLFLTTQLLELGLPVILVLNMIDDADAAGVTIDAKVLEDALGVTVIKTQARTGKGLTELRLAMSRDNLPLPKWRFALPEDFQAALDETASHLCQACDMSQAQARAEAWLMLTESTPEELHRNVLELPAAARQFAAERTARLSKSDPTWKEKLVGERYVQLGKIVQETIKRGPEKTPTLTDRIDAVLLHPVGGWFFLGLIMATIFYTIFTLSSIPMDWIDGAFGWLGGVVQEHMPAGTLRDLIVDGMIAGVGGVVIFLPQILILFFFVALLEGTGYMARAAFLLDRVMHKVGLHGQSFIPLLSAYACAIPGIMAARTIDSRKDRLVTILVTPWMSCSARLPVYFLMIAALAPGAPWIKTALMFFVYALGTVSAFVFAWIFKKTLMRGESPTLIMEMPPYRLPTTRSVVMDMLERSKLFLRKAGTIILGVSILLWFFVSYPKNSEGETEIAQSYAGQVGHMLTPVTDPLGYDWKINIGLLASFAAREVFVSTMAIIYKVDDEDPEEGGPLAQVLQNEKRADGAAVFTPLTCLSLMVFYVFSLQCLSTLAVVKRETNSWRWALFQLGYMTAVAYIASLVVYQGGHLLGFS, via the coding sequence ATGCCAACTGCTACCGTCCAGCCTGCCGCTGCCACCAAGACCGCGGCCGCGGAGAAAGTCTTCGTCGTCGTCGGTAATCCGAACTCCGGCAAGACCACGCTCTTTAACGGCCTGACCGGCCTGCGCCAGAAAGTCGGGAACTATCCGGGCGTGACCGTCGAGCGCAAGGAAGGCCTGTGCTACTCGCAGCATGGCAAGCCCATCCGCCTGATCGACCTGCCCGGAGCCTACACGATCACCGCGCACTCACCGGACGAAGCGATTACGCAGGACATTCTGATGGGCCGCCGCACGGACACCCCGCGCCCGAGCGGCATCATCTGCGTGGCCGATGCCACCAATCTGGAGCGCCACCTTTTTCTGACGACCCAGCTGCTTGAGCTGGGCCTGCCCGTCATTCTCGTCCTCAACATGATTGACGACGCCGACGCGGCCGGAGTTACCATCGACGCCAAAGTCCTTGAGGACGCCCTCGGCGTGACCGTCATCAAGACGCAGGCCCGTACCGGCAAGGGCCTGACCGAGCTGCGCCTGGCCATGAGCCGGGATAACCTCCCGCTGCCCAAGTGGCGCTTTGCCCTGCCGGAAGATTTTCAGGCGGCTCTGGACGAAACCGCCTCCCATCTCTGTCAAGCCTGCGACATGTCGCAGGCACAGGCCCGCGCCGAGGCCTGGCTCATGCTGACCGAGTCCACACCGGAGGAGCTTCACCGCAACGTCCTGGAGCTGCCCGCCGCCGCCCGCCAGTTCGCCGCAGAGCGTACAGCCCGTCTTTCAAAATCCGATCCGACCTGGAAGGAAAAACTCGTCGGTGAGCGCTATGTGCAGCTCGGCAAGATCGTCCAGGAGACGATTAAGCGCGGTCCTGAAAAGACCCCCACCCTGACTGACCGTATCGATGCGGTGCTTCTGCACCCGGTCGGTGGCTGGTTCTTCCTCGGCCTGATCATGGCCACGATTTTCTATACGATCTTCACCCTCTCCAGCATCCCCATGGACTGGATCGACGGGGCCTTTGGCTGGCTCGGGGGTGTCGTCCAGGAGCACATGCCCGCGGGCACCCTGCGCGACCTGATCGTAGACGGTATGATCGCCGGTGTGGGCGGCGTGGTGATCTTCCTGCCGCAGATTTTGATCCTGTTTTTCTTCGTAGCCCTGCTGGAAGGCACCGGCTACATGGCCCGAGCGGCCTTCCTGCTGGACCGAGTCATGCACAAGGTCGGGCTGCACGGTCAGTCCTTCATTCCGCTGCTGAGCGCCTACGCCTGCGCCATCCCCGGCATCATGGCCGCGCGCACGATCGACTCGCGCAAGGACCGGCTCGTGACCATCCTCGTCACCCCGTGGATGAGCTGTTCGGCCCGCCTGCCCGTTTACTTCCTGATGATCGCCGCGCTCGCCCCTGGAGCCCCATGGATCAAGACCGCGCTGATGTTCTTCGTCTATGCGCTCGGAACGGTGTCGGCCTTTGTCTTCGCCTGGATCTTCAAAAAGACCCTGATGCGTGGCGAGAGTCCGACCCTGATCATGGAAATGCCGCCCTACCGCCTGCCCACCACCCGCAGCGTGGTGATGGACATGCTGGAGCGCTCCAAGCTCTTCCTGCGCAAGGCCGGTACGATCATCCTCGGGGTCTCCATCCTGCTGTGGTTCTTCGTGTCGTACCCGAAAAACAGCGAGGGCGAAACCGAGATCGCGCAGAGCTACGCCGGCCAGGTCGGCCACATGCTCACTCCGGTCACCGATCCGCTCGGCTACGACTGGAAGATCAATATCGGCCTGCTGGCTTCCTTCGCCGCACGTGAAGTCTTCGTCAGCACGATGGCCATCATCTACAAGGTCGACGACGAGGATCCCGAAGAGGGCGGCCCGCTCGCCCAGGTGCTTCAGAACGAAAAGCGCGCAGACGGGGCCGCGGTCTTCACACCGTTAACCTGCCTCAGCCTGATGGTCTTCTACGTCTTTTCCCTCCAGTGTTTGAGTACGCTGGCGGTGGTCAAACGAGAGACCAACTCGTGGCGATGGGCGCTGTTCCAGCTCGGATACATGACAGCCGTCGCCTATATCGCCTCCCTAGTCGTCTATCAGGGCGGCCACCTGCTGGGCTTCAGCTAA
- a CDS encoding transcriptional repressor — MPSPVRETRQRTAIRNALETQRRPLKPKEILEYAQLECKGLGIATVYRNLHTMVDEGTLEVIDIPGLTTCYCIPRKTKQPILVCRQTGEMHWLDSKPVNVELDHLPPQFEYAGHEIIVYGHFRSE; from the coding sequence ATGCCATCACCGGTCAGAGAAACTCGTCAACGAACAGCCATCCGCAACGCTTTAGAAACGCAAAGACGTCCCCTTAAACCCAAAGAAATTCTGGAGTACGCCCAGCTGGAATGCAAAGGGCTGGGCATCGCTACCGTCTATCGCAATCTGCATACCATGGTCGATGAAGGCACGCTGGAGGTCATCGACATCCCCGGCCTGACCACCTGCTACTGCATCCCCCGGAAAACCAAGCAACCCATCCTGGTCTGCCGCCAGACAGGTGAGATGCATTGGCTGGACAGCAAGCCCGTCAACGTCGAGCTCGACCACCTCCCGCCGCAATTCGAGTATGCCGGGCACGAAATCATCGTGTACGGACATTTCCGCAGCGAATAG
- a CDS encoding glycoside hydrolase family 55 protein — translation MMSFIKSLSPHARAQRANFKAAACLSALLVGLAGCRAPAPVVETDQQPETNQQVSPAAPEGSWRSELYGEDWTPPAEKTYAADKMIQDFSYAGYARGEKPVPSWENAPVLNVVDFGADPTGEKDSTTAIQQALHKAANFEEPVVVYLPEGTYHVSRPEGTTRCLLIHSSNTVLRGAGPDKTFILNTSISMRASQIIKVSPVKVPSWKDEEQPVSLITRDLTGPTTVIPVESTDGFKVGDTVVVGQDTTPEWIVERGEEDSWLGVEKKIGNIMYLRRLVKVDPDTNELTIDIPTRYTLKTRDNAKVYAKTGLLENVGVEGFSIGNVEHPGEDGWEPLDFTAPDSAYTKHLIIKYNLDPAEAKKIKNAYHVYFSFAIYFNEVIDGWIENVHTFQAEGNARGSHLLSNGIRIKECRGISVIDCDFSHALYGGGGGNGYMYRLDDANECLFVDCKAEASRHGYSISGMGSSGNVFLRCSDKDTATQAAPHEGGIARGSDSHMYFSHSNLYDGCVADNSWFEARDRYGPGPTKPKHGTTSAHTVFWNTTGLSNSLESFVVYSNQGDYGYVIGTQGPVSAVKTEVLYPERQSVTDPVDHVEGVGEGALLQPQSLYLDQLNKRLSRVR, via the coding sequence ATGATGTCTTTTATTAAGAGTCTTTCCCCGCATGCTCGTGCACAGCGTGCTAACTTTAAGGCCGCTGCCTGCCTGTCGGCTCTGCTTGTAGGCCTGGCGGGCTGCCGTGCTCCTGCTCCGGTTGTAGAAACTGATCAACAGCCGGAAACAAATCAGCAGGTGAGTCCTGCTGCTCCGGAAGGTTCCTGGCGCAGTGAGCTCTACGGTGAGGACTGGACGCCTCCCGCAGAGAAGACTTATGCGGCGGACAAGATGATCCAGGACTTTTCCTACGCGGGCTATGCGCGTGGTGAGAAGCCGGTCCCGAGCTGGGAAAATGCCCCTGTGCTCAACGTGGTTGACTTCGGAGCGGACCCGACGGGTGAGAAAGACAGCACCACGGCCATCCAGCAGGCACTTCACAAGGCCGCTAACTTCGAGGAGCCTGTCGTCGTTTACCTGCCGGAGGGGACTTACCATGTTTCCCGCCCGGAGGGGACCACTCGCTGCCTGCTCATTCACTCCAGCAACACCGTTTTGCGGGGAGCCGGGCCGGATAAGACCTTTATTCTCAATACCTCCATCTCGATGCGGGCCAGCCAGATCATCAAGGTCAGCCCCGTGAAGGTCCCTTCCTGGAAGGACGAGGAGCAGCCCGTCAGTCTGATCACCCGCGATTTGACTGGCCCCACTACGGTGATCCCAGTCGAGAGTACGGATGGCTTTAAGGTCGGGGACACGGTGGTTGTCGGCCAGGATACTACGCCGGAGTGGATCGTCGAGCGTGGCGAGGAGGATAGCTGGCTCGGAGTGGAGAAGAAGATCGGCAACATCATGTACCTGCGCCGCCTCGTGAAGGTGGACCCGGATACCAACGAGCTGACTATCGACATCCCCACGCGCTACACGCTGAAGACGCGTGACAACGCCAAGGTCTACGCCAAGACCGGCCTGCTGGAAAATGTCGGCGTCGAGGGCTTCTCCATCGGTAACGTGGAGCACCCCGGCGAGGACGGCTGGGAGCCGCTTGATTTTACGGCCCCGGACAGTGCCTATACGAAGCACCTCATCATCAAGTACAACCTCGATCCGGCTGAGGCCAAGAAGATCAAAAACGCCTACCACGTGTATTTCTCCTTCGCCATCTACTTCAACGAGGTCATCGACGGATGGATCGAGAACGTGCATACGTTCCAGGCCGAGGGTAACGCACGCGGCAGCCATCTGCTCTCCAACGGCATCCGCATCAAGGAGTGTCGTGGTATCTCGGTCATCGATTGCGATTTCTCCCATGCGCTGTACGGCGGAGGTGGCGGTAATGGCTACATGTACCGCCTCGACGATGCGAACGAATGCCTCTTCGTCGACTGCAAGGCCGAGGCCTCGCGCCATGGCTACTCCATCTCTGGCATGGGCTCGTCGGGAAATGTCTTCCTGCGCTGCTCGGATAAGGACACGGCCACCCAGGCCGCTCCACACGAGGGTGGTATCGCCCGCGGTAGCGACAGTCATATGTACTTCAGCCACTCCAATCTCTATGACGGGTGCGTGGCCGACAACAGCTGGTTCGAAGCGCGTGACCGTTATGGTCCCGGCCCGACCAAGCCCAAGCATGGTACGACCTCAGCCCATACGGTTTTCTGGAATACGACTGGCCTCTCGAACTCACTGGAATCCTTTGTCGTGTACAGCAATCAGGGCGACTACGGCTATGTCATCGGCACACAGGGGCCGGTCAGCGCAGTGAAAACAGAGGTGCTGTACCCCGAGCGCCAGTCCGTGACTGACCCGGTGGACCATGTCGAGGGCGTTGGCGAGGGAGCCCTCCTGCAGCCGCAGTCCCTCTATCTCGACCAGCTCAATAAACGGCTGTCGCGTGTGCGTTAG
- the sixA gene encoding phosphohistidine phosphatase SixA has translation MRVYLMRHAEAEDSYPDESRELTSKGEKTIRKLCQSLKAREFENVQALCHSPLTRAVQTATLFKKYLELPQPLQERSGLRPGDNPFVWLRELAEAQTDKMLIGHNPHLSILADALMLKSRDGGLISFKKTGLLCLRQVCPPSTALPYGEWTLEWFLVPRIL, from the coding sequence ATGCGAGTGTATTTGATGCGCCACGCCGAAGCCGAGGACAGCTATCCCGATGAATCCCGTGAACTGACCTCAAAGGGCGAAAAAACAATCCGTAAACTCTGCCAGTCCCTCAAGGCCCGCGAGTTTGAAAATGTCCAGGCCCTGTGTCATAGCCCGCTCACCCGAGCCGTCCAGACGGCCACGCTCTTCAAGAAGTACCTGGAGCTGCCGCAACCCCTCCAGGAACGCTCCGGCCTGCGTCCCGGTGACAACCCCTTTGTGTGGCTGCGGGAGCTGGCCGAGGCCCAGACCGACAAGATGCTCATCGGGCACAATCCGCACCTATCCATCCTCGCAGACGCCCTCATGCTAAAATCTCGCGACGGAGGCCTCATTTCCTTCAAGAAAACCGGTTTACTTTGCCTGAGGCAGGTATGTCCGCCCTCCACGGCCCTGCCCTATGGAGAGTGGACACTGGAGTGGTTTTTGGTGCCCCGCATCCTCTAG
- the miaA gene encoding tRNA (adenosine(37)-N6)-dimethylallyltransferase MiaA codes for MSANDPHTLTILTGPTAVGKTALALAWAREHEAEIVSCDSTLVYRGLDIATAKPTQEELAQVPHHLIDVVPVACQLSVVDYLEMARAAVAGIHARGKRVLVTGGSGFYLKGFFAAVADDVPISDEVRAEVRVLDAAEGLPGLLRRLREVSPDTGSLDVQNPRRVVRALERCLASGQTVAELERAFREKAGVFDAFPKHIILLQRTEESLHARIAARTQQMLADGLIEETERLLAEGLENNPSAAGSIGTREALAFLRGELPGSELEPAINQATRRLVAKQRKWFRHQIAPDEVVELG; via the coding sequence ATGTCTGCCAACGATCCGCATACGCTCACGATCCTGACCGGTCCGACTGCCGTCGGTAAGACCGCGTTGGCGCTGGCGTGGGCGCGTGAGCATGAGGCCGAGATCGTCTCGTGCGACTCCACGCTGGTCTATCGCGGGCTGGACATTGCCACGGCCAAGCCGACCCAGGAGGAGCTGGCACAAGTGCCGCATCACTTGATTGATGTCGTGCCGGTCGCCTGCCAGTTATCCGTCGTCGATTACCTGGAGATGGCGCGCGCGGCGGTGGCGGGTATTCATGCCCGCGGTAAGCGCGTACTCGTGACCGGAGGCAGTGGGTTTTACTTAAAAGGCTTTTTCGCCGCGGTGGCGGACGATGTCCCCATCTCCGATGAGGTGCGAGCCGAGGTAAGGGTGCTCGATGCGGCTGAGGGGCTACCGGGCCTGCTGCGGCGCCTGCGTGAGGTGAGCCCCGACACCGGTTCGCTGGATGTGCAGAATCCCCGCCGTGTGGTGCGCGCGCTGGAACGTTGTCTGGCCTCCGGGCAGACTGTGGCGGAGCTTGAGCGCGCCTTTCGGGAAAAGGCCGGTGTCTTCGATGCCTTTCCCAAGCATATCATCCTGCTCCAGCGCACCGAGGAGAGCCTGCACGCGCGTATCGCTGCGCGCACGCAGCAGATGCTGGCCGACGGCCTGATCGAGGAAACCGAACGCCTGCTTGCCGAGGGGCTGGAGAATAATCCGAGTGCTGCCGGGTCCATCGGTACCCGGGAGGCTTTGGCGTTCCTGCGCGGCGAGTTGCCAGGCTCCGAACTTGAGCCCGCCATCAATCAGGCCACACGCCGTCTCGTCGCCAAGCAGCGCAAGTGGTTTCGCCACCAGATCGCCCCCGACGAAGTGGTGGAACTGGGGTAG
- a CDS encoding ABC transporter ATP-binding protein, whose amino-acid sequence MSHSFINDLLSYRGNCGGCHYPEASAIKTVDVVARYGSSGPPALNGVSLNVRRGERLALVGDNGSGKSTLLKCIAGLLPYDGEIRVLGHPPGICRHEAAYLPQRSSLDWEFPISLSRFVLTGTYVRLGWFRRPGRQQRTMAAAALDQLGLTPYAGRQINGLSGGQQQRALLARTLLHEGELVLLDEPFNAVDETSRTLIWEALDRLRERGCTVVMATHDIAHYIQHFDRVLTLENGRVDPD is encoded by the coding sequence TTGAGTCATAGTTTTATCAACGACCTGCTCTCCTACCGGGGAAATTGCGGAGGATGCCACTATCCAGAAGCTTCGGCCATCAAGACCGTAGACGTGGTCGCCCGGTACGGATCTTCCGGGCCGCCGGCGCTCAATGGCGTATCGCTGAATGTCCGTCGCGGCGAGAGGCTCGCTCTGGTTGGGGACAATGGATCGGGTAAGTCCACCCTGCTCAAGTGCATCGCGGGCCTGCTCCCCTACGATGGCGAGATTCGCGTGCTCGGGCACCCACCCGGCATCTGCCGCCATGAGGCAGCTTACCTGCCACAGCGCAGCAGCCTGGACTGGGAGTTTCCCATCAGCCTGAGCCGCTTTGTCCTCACCGGCACGTATGTGCGTCTGGGCTGGTTTCGCCGTCCCGGGCGCCAACAGCGGACGATGGCCGCCGCCGCCCTGGATCAGCTCGGCCTCACCCCGTACGCCGGGCGACAGATCAACGGCCTGTCCGGCGGGCAACAGCAGCGCGCCCTGCTCGCCCGAACCCTCCTGCACGAGGGTGAACTGGTGCTGCTCGACGAGCCCTTTAACGCCGTGGACGAAACCAGTCGCACCCTCATCTGGGAAGCCCTTGACCGCCTGCGCGAGCGCGGCTGCACCGTGGTGATGGCCACCCATGACATCGCCCACTACATCCAGCATTTTGATCGCGTACTCACCCTCGAAAACGGTCGCGTCGATCCCGATTAA
- a CDS encoding metal ABC transporter substrate-binding protein: MSIWKYLVLALAWVALIGQTHAEKPHVVASFGIPADWVKQVAGDEVELQVLAGNGQDIHAFEPAPRDLAMLAQADLVVAIGADLEYWLPGMVKASGFKGRVLPLSDVITLHKNNGDEHQHEGHEHEHHESHEHAAHTDHHDHDRHVHGEYDPHIWMDPENVSRMSESLTEALCELDPSSAETFRANQAKWAQRLDELDAYAKKRFSAIPPASRAIITYHDNLSYFAERYDIFIPATILGSTSTDGGEPSARQMAQLIQLIKKDHVAAVFTDPGSNPRLAQQVCREAGLPAPQPLYVGSFARDKNGPQDYEALFIYTVDTIADSMQTPAH; the protein is encoded by the coding sequence ATGTCTATTTGGAAATATTTAGTGCTGGCCTTGGCCTGGGTTGCCCTGATCGGTCAAACGCATGCCGAAAAGCCGCACGTCGTCGCCAGCTTTGGGATACCCGCCGACTGGGTCAAGCAGGTGGCCGGCGACGAAGTAGAGCTGCAAGTCCTGGCTGGTAACGGGCAAGACATCCATGCCTTTGAGCCTGCCCCGCGCGACCTCGCCATGCTTGCCCAGGCCGATCTGGTTGTAGCAATCGGAGCCGACCTGGAATACTGGCTACCCGGCATGGTGAAGGCCTCGGGCTTCAAGGGACGCGTCCTCCCCCTCAGTGATGTCATTACCCTGCACAAGAATAACGGTGACGAACATCAGCATGAAGGCCACGAGCATGAGCACCATGAAAGCCATGAGCACGCCGCACATACCGATCACCATGACCATGATCGCCATGTTCATGGCGAGTACGACCCCCACATCTGGATGGACCCGGAGAACGTCAGCCGCATGAGCGAGTCACTGACCGAGGCCCTCTGCGAGCTCGACCCCTCGAGTGCCGAGACCTTCCGGGCCAATCAGGCCAAGTGGGCGCAGCGCCTCGATGAGCTGGATGCCTACGCAAAGAAACGCTTCTCGGCCATCCCTCCGGCCTCGCGTGCGATCATCACCTACCATGATAATTTAAGCTACTTCGCGGAGCGCTACGACATCTTCATCCCCGCCACCATCCTGGGCTCGACCAGCACCGATGGCGGCGAGCCCTCCGCCCGCCAGATGGCACAGCTCATCCAGCTGATTAAAAAGGACCACGTAGCCGCTGTATTCACCGACCCCGGCTCAAACCCCCGCCTGGCGCAGCAGGTATGCCGCGAGGCCGGGCTCCCCGCGCCGCAACCGCTGTACGTCGGCTCCTTTGCACGGGACAAAAACGGCCCCCAGGACTATGAAGCGCTCTTTATCTACACAGTGGACACGATCGCTGATTCGATGCAAACTCCGGCCCATTGA